The following coding sequences lie in one Primulina huaijiensis isolate GDHJ02 chromosome 2, ASM1229523v2, whole genome shotgun sequence genomic window:
- the LOC140963488 gene encoding uncharacterized protein isoform X2 has product MMEQETTLQLLKNIVPAAQNNISTKFIVLDKGTVVLEGQQKTCLALVADETASVHFQFWGDECDAFEGGDILILVNGIFSYSRNNLVLRAGKRGKVEKVGEFTMAYVETPNMSEIQWVPCPNDPKRYVQQAIISSHSRLFPPPR; this is encoded by the coding sequence ATGATGGAGCAAGAAACAACTCTCCAGCTTCTGAAGAACATCGTGCCAGCAGCGCAAAACAACATAAGCACCAAATTCATTGTCTTGGACAAAGGAACAGTGGTATTGGAAGGACAGCAAAAGACTTGCCTTGCGCTGGTAGCAGATGAAACAGCTTCAGTGCACTTCCAATTTTGGGGAGACGAGTGCGATGCTTTTGAGGGAGGCGACATCCTAATCCTTGTGAATGGCATCTTTTCATACAGTCGGAACAATCTGGTGTTGAGGGCTGGTAAGAGAGGGAAGGTGGAGAAAGTGGGGGAGTTCACCATGGCTTACGTGGAGACACCCAATATGAGCGAGATACAGTGGGTGCCTTGTCCCAATGATCCGAAGAGATACGTGCAGCAAGCCATCATCTCTTCTCATTCCCGTTTGTTCCCTCCGCCACGTTGA
- the LOC140963488 gene encoding uncharacterized protein isoform X1 → MSIDPRDNGENEENTMICTTEDLELVEGGILVSRKCCRKPEPEQTLILNIQSSCIYATPSKFFFQNFHGLHNSIPKHITNFDEKYALRCLESIRKFAAWNIASKVDTLSCDASNLTKSMNRSSCEMGRLTVESPSFAFGTDVVVNSSGEWTFNPVTRSSSMINIMKSPLLQRFGSLDNGVEDGKVSLHVDTESVNPDLLASTNEINSKSSHKVTVPDDKYVSEPVHKRAVSTSSTNSSSSDQSSCSTSATMYQGMLTCAWKNGLPHYVYTVDDRPEVYVADLSKVESLDDKVLDCVYTFHSRKGGKKGNNSCEIYLEKVGTMRVSNSITLCSDNSDVIETRFVLSVSNHDHHGKIQTSNHTLKKNKMLTKKVVDVFRSSRSYKHRTFYKNEAPRAILEDASSNPSRETQESFDQYEDGAESKHVQDIESAAIVVKDHVFGNSKVADFGGWGMKFLKKPGNNTSLETSLENSMPSKCTQNSVQRSTTIDVLIPAGFHGGPRTINSGPSSLIERWINGGRCDCGGWDIGCPLTILNTKSSCTDLSRLDDDSQECNSTDLFIQGSKQTIPVMKMVNRHDGLFYINFQSNLSVLQSFAIAAAIIHSRSPVPQSKLHRS, encoded by the exons ATGAGTATCGACCCGAGAGACAATGGGGAAAACGAAGAAAATACTATGATCTGTACTACAGAAGATCTTGAATTAGTAGAAGGGGGGATTCTTGTATCGCGAAAATGCTGTAGAAAACCAGAGCCTGAGCAAACTCTAATATTAAACATTCAAAGTTCATGTATATATGCAACACCTAGTAAGTTCTTCTTTCAAAACTTTCATGGATTACATAATAGTATTCCTAAGCATATTACAAACTTTGATGAGAAGTATGCTCTTCGTTGCCTCGAGTCAATACGTAAGTTTGCTGCTTGGAATATCGCCTCAAAAGTGGATACATTGTCCTGTGATGCAAGTAATTTAACCAAAAGTATGAATAGAAGTTCGTGTGAAATGGGTAGATTAACTGTTGAATCTCCGTCTTTTGCGTTTGGAACGGATGTTGTGGTAAACTCAAGTGGTGAATGGACGTTTAACCCTGTTACCCGTAGCTCAAGTATGATCAACATCATGAAAAGCCCTTTGCTTCAACGATTTGGGTCGTTAGATAATGGTGTCGAAGATGGAAAAGTAAGTTTACATGTTGATACTGAATCGGTTAATCCTGATCTACTCGCCTCTACTAATGAAATAAACAGCAAATCATCTCATAAAGTAACAGTTCCCGATGACAAATATGTATCTGAACCTGTTCACAAAAGGGCTGTTTCTACATCAAGCACAAACTCAAGTAGCTCAGATCAGTCGTCTTGTTCCACATCCGCTACCATGTATCAAGGAATGCTAACATGTGCATGGAAGAATGGGCTACCGCACTATGTTTACACCGTGGATGATAGGCCAGAGGTCTATGTAGCCGACTTGTCCAAGGTCGAATCTTTAGATGATAAAGTTTTGGATTGTGTTTACACTTTCCATTCAAGGAAAGGGGGCAAGAAAGGAAACAATTCCTGtgaaatttatttggaaaaagTTGGCACGATGCGAGTTTCTAATTCAATCACATTATGTTCAGATAACTCGGACGTCATTGAAACTCGGTTTGTTCTTTCTGTTTCCAACCACGATCATCATGGGAAGATACAAACCTCGAATCACACACTTAAGAAGAACAAGATGCTGACTAAGAAAGTTGTGGATGTTTTTAGGTCTAGTCGCTCGTATAAGCACAGAACATTCTACAAGAATGAGGCACCTCGTGCTATTCTTGAAGATGCATCTTCAAACCCTTCTCGAGAAACACAGGAAAGTTTCGATCAATACGAGGATGGTGCAGAAAGTAAGCACGTGCAAGATATTGAGTCAGCTGCCATTGTCGTGAAAGATCATGTCTTTGGCAATAGTAAGGTGGCTGATTTTGGAGGATGGGGAATGAAGTTTCTCAAGAAACCCGGAAATAATACGTCTTTAGAGACCTCTTTAGAGAACTCGATGCCCTCCAAATGTACTCAAAATTCTGTGCAACGCTCCACAACAATCGACGTTCTTATTCCTGCTGGTTTTCATGGTGGACCGAGAACAATAAACAGTGGCCCTTCGAGTCTTATCGAGCGTTGGATCAATGGTGGCCGGTGCGACTGTGGGGGATGGGATATTGGCTGCCCGCTAACAATTCTCAACACCAAGTCGAGCTGCACGGATTTATCCCGCTTAGATGATGATTCACAAGAATGTAACTCAACTGATCTCTTCATACAG GGTTCAAAACAGACTATTCCCGTCATGAAAATGGTGAATAGACACGACGGCTTGTTTTACATCAATTTTCAGTCGAATCTCTCAGTTTTGCAGTCGTTCGCCATTGCTGCTGCGATCATTCATTCACGAAGTCCGGTTCCTCAATCCAAACTGCACAGGAGTTGA